A single region of the Halobacterium wangiae genome encodes:
- the nikC gene encoding nickel transporter permease — MSNRRKRSRWSPSGISRAVKSFWNSRKTQQFVSNRLNLVGLFFVSLVVFAAVFAAPIKIFGIPVQPFSIAPYSPTDQNLFNRLAAPSLQHPMGTDQLGRDIFSRILHGARISMRIALTVVSITLVIGTTIGVIAGYVGGWVDEALMRLVDILLAFPGLLLALVVAGILGPSLTNIMIALAVVGWTQYARVIRGETLSVKQKEYMKSAELMGVSTPRLLMRHALPNVITPVIVLATMDLAYVILGTAGLSFLGLGAQPPTPEWGTMLASGRDFVTTAWWIVNFPGLAIMILVLGFNLLGDGLRDVLDPRDVGNVEGKGL, encoded by the coding sequence ATGAGCAATCGACGCAAACGGTCCCGGTGGAGTCCGAGCGGGATCTCGAGAGCGGTGAAGTCGTTCTGGAACTCCCGGAAGACCCAGCAGTTCGTCTCCAACAGACTGAACCTCGTCGGACTGTTCTTCGTCTCGCTGGTGGTCTTCGCCGCGGTGTTCGCCGCGCCGATCAAGATATTCGGTATCCCGGTCCAGCCGTTCTCGATAGCACCGTACTCGCCGACCGATCAGAATCTGTTCAACCGACTCGCAGCCCCGTCGCTACAACACCCGATGGGGACAGACCAGCTCGGGCGAGACATCTTCAGCCGCATCCTGCACGGCGCACGGATCTCGATGCGGATCGCCCTGACGGTGGTCAGTATCACGCTCGTCATCGGGACGACTATCGGCGTCATCGCTGGCTACGTCGGCGGCTGGGTCGACGAGGCACTGATGCGCCTCGTCGACATCCTCCTCGCGTTCCCGGGGCTGCTACTCGCACTGGTCGTCGCAGGCATCCTCGGACCGAGCCTCACCAACATCATGATCGCGCTCGCCGTGGTCGGCTGGACGCAGTACGCACGCGTCATCCGCGGAGAGACGCTCTCAGTGAAACAGAAGGAATACATGAAATCCGCAGAGCTAATGGGCGTCTCGACACCACGACTACTGATGCGCCACGCCCTGCCGAACGTCATCACTCCGGTCATTGTGCTCGCGACGATGGACCTCGCGTACGTCATCCTCGGCACAGCCGGGCTCTCGTTCCTCGGCCTCGGTGCACAGCCACCGACGCCCGAGTGGGGAACGATGCTGGCAAGCGGCCGCGACTTCGTCACGACCGCGTGGTGGATCGTCAACTTCCCCGGGCTAGCGATCATGATACTCGTACTCGGGTTCAACCTGCTCGGTGACGGGCTTCGAGACGTACTCGACCCGCGCGACGTTGGCAACGTGGAGGGCAAGGGCCTATGA
- a CDS encoding ABC transporter ATP-binding protein, which translates to MTGDEPLLEVENLHTQFDTREGTVHAVDGVSFTVEEEEIVGIVGESGSGKSVNALSLVRLEDPGRITEGSIRFKGIEMTDADDRTIRRVRGDGMAMVFQDPMETLNPVFPVGEQIEESLKVHEEPDDQRLLDYLNVPLFSNRSERKQRRGRVVELMEQVGIPHPAERLDDYPHEFSGGMRQRAMLAIALAREPDLLIADEPTTALDVTIQAAILDRLEELNEERGMSIVLISHDFGTIAEICDKVIVMYGGEIMEAGRTEQVMTNPQHPYTRALLDCMPQNTPRKEPLRIIDGQVPNLLDPEPGCMFADRCSYATDECRGHDIDHAECGDEHSAACCHLDEIEGDAGVVMEPDNQ; encoded by the coding sequence ATGACGGGTGACGAACCCCTGCTCGAGGTCGAGAACCTCCACACGCAGTTCGACACCCGCGAGGGAACGGTCCACGCCGTCGACGGCGTCTCGTTCACGGTGGAAGAAGAGGAGATCGTCGGCATCGTCGGGGAGAGCGGTAGCGGCAAGTCCGTCAACGCGCTCTCACTCGTTCGCTTGGAGGACCCCGGTAGAATCACGGAGGGGTCCATCCGGTTCAAGGGAATCGAGATGACGGATGCCGACGACAGGACCATCCGGAGAGTCCGCGGCGACGGGATGGCGATGGTGTTCCAGGACCCGATGGAGACGCTCAACCCCGTCTTCCCCGTGGGCGAACAGATCGAGGAGTCGCTGAAGGTCCACGAGGAACCGGACGACCAGCGACTGCTCGACTACCTCAACGTCCCGCTGTTCAGCAACCGGTCGGAGCGCAAACAACGCCGCGGCCGCGTCGTCGAGTTGATGGAACAGGTCGGAATCCCGCACCCCGCCGAGCGCCTGGACGACTATCCACACGAGTTCTCAGGCGGGATGCGCCAGCGCGCGATGCTCGCCATCGCGCTCGCCAGGGAGCCGGACCTGCTCATCGCCGACGAACCCACCACGGCGCTGGACGTAACCATCCAGGCAGCCATCCTCGACCGCCTCGAGGAACTCAACGAGGAACGTGGGATGTCGATCGTGCTCATCTCCCACGACTTCGGCACCATCGCCGAGATCTGTGACAAGGTGATCGTTATGTACGGCGGCGAGATCATGGAAGCCGGCCGCACCGAGCAAGTGATGACCAACCCCCAGCACCCGTACACTCGCGCGCTCCTGGACTGCATGCCTCAGAACACACCCCGGAAAGAACCGCTCCGCATCATCGACGGCCAGGTCCCGAACCTGCTCGACCCCGAACCGGGGTGCATGTTCGCGGACCGGTGCTCGTACGCCACCGACGAATGCCGCGGGCACGACATCGATCACGCCGAGTGCGGTGACGAACACTCCGCCGCGTGCTGTCACCTCGACGAGATCGAGGGCGACGCGGGCGTCGTGATGGAGCCTGATAACCAATGA
- a CDS encoding ABC transporter substrate-binding protein, translated as MKEKLSRRQLLSGVAAGTTVTLAGCTGGDSDDDTTSADGTSTDGETTTKTYDENQLEDQLTVALPTDPTAGVWSVYGGVMPYYTNTLEPLIWVTDDMELQPWLASDWESTGEKSWEFTIRDGVKFHNGETLTAEHVVWSFETVLNEWSYAPGWLHIKPENVTALDDRTVEFVTTDVFPTFPGTIAHNMVAIQHPDRSRENKDVIGTGPYQVANRKKGQRVETEAFDDYWNGDVQMQNLDFRVITDPTTRSLALENNEVDVAYAPPSSKIDSLSQNSNTQVTKQTSPGAMYVGLHNYKEPTNDVKLRKALNLATSQKTLVDTILNNVGLPARGPVAKSIYWSGHEKLPEYKRDVEKATSLVEESAYDGQTLQFLVSTETPSGRTIASALQEWYSEIGVDVAINQVEESAFEDTVRNGEGHLVLEGSGSNSGAADYLIYETFHSEGDVNERLYGENGTGVYNPGEEVDTLIEEGFQTGDKELKEEKYEEALRIIMEDEASVVPLTYQQYVVGSYKDVENLDLRPINEMVRWPGAKHLK; from the coding sequence ATGAAAGAGAAACTGTCACGGAGACAACTACTATCCGGCGTTGCCGCCGGAACCACCGTCACTCTCGCAGGGTGTACGGGGGGTGATTCCGACGACGACACTACGTCGGCGGACGGTACTTCGACGGACGGAGAGACGACGACCAAGACGTACGACGAGAACCAGCTCGAGGACCAATTGACGGTCGCGCTGCCGACCGACCCCACTGCCGGCGTGTGGTCAGTGTACGGTGGCGTCATGCCGTACTACACGAACACACTCGAGCCCCTCATCTGGGTCACCGACGACATGGAACTACAACCGTGGCTGGCGAGCGACTGGGAATCCACGGGCGAGAAGTCCTGGGAGTTCACCATCCGCGACGGCGTCAAGTTCCACAACGGCGAGACACTGACCGCCGAACACGTCGTCTGGTCGTTCGAAACCGTCCTCAACGAGTGGTCGTACGCGCCAGGCTGGCTCCACATCAAACCGGAGAACGTCACCGCACTCGACGACCGGACCGTCGAGTTCGTGACGACGGACGTCTTCCCGACGTTCCCGGGCACCATTGCGCACAACATGGTGGCCATCCAGCACCCCGACCGGAGCCGCGAGAACAAAGATGTCATCGGCACGGGCCCGTACCAGGTGGCCAACCGCAAGAAGGGCCAGCGCGTGGAGACAGAGGCATTCGACGACTACTGGAACGGCGATGTCCAGATGCAGAACCTCGACTTCCGCGTCATCACCGACCCGACCACCCGTTCGCTCGCACTCGAGAACAACGAGGTGGACGTCGCCTACGCGCCGCCCAGTTCGAAGATCGATTCGCTGTCGCAGAACAGCAACACGCAGGTCACCAAGCAGACCTCGCCGGGGGCGATGTACGTGGGCCTCCACAACTACAAGGAGCCGACGAACGACGTCAAACTCCGCAAGGCGCTCAACCTGGCGACGTCCCAGAAGACCCTCGTGGACACCATCCTCAACAACGTCGGCCTGCCCGCTCGCGGACCGGTCGCCAAGTCCATCTACTGGTCTGGCCACGAGAAGCTGCCAGAGTACAAGCGGGACGTCGAGAAGGCGACGTCGCTGGTCGAGGAGTCCGCCTACGACGGACAGACGCTGCAGTTCCTCGTCAGCACCGAGACGCCCAGCGGCAGGACCATTGCGTCCGCGCTCCAGGAGTGGTACAGCGAGATCGGTGTGGACGTCGCAATCAACCAGGTCGAGGAGTCGGCGTTCGAGGACACCGTCCGGAACGGTGAGGGCCACCTGGTGCTCGAGGGTTCGGGTTCCAACAGCGGCGCTGCCGACTACCTCATCTACGAGACGTTCCACTCCGAGGGGGACGTCAACGAGCGCCTGTACGGGGAGAACGGCACCGGCGTGTACAACCCCGGCGAGGAGGTCGACACACTCATCGAGGAAGGGTTCCAGACCGGGGACAAGGAGCTCAAAGAAGAGAAGTACGAAGAGGCGCTCCGGATCATCATGGAGGATGAAGCCAGCGTCGTGCCGCTGACGTACCAGCAGTACGTCGTCGGGTCGTACAAGGACGTCGAGAACCTTGACCTCCGTCCGATCAACGAGATGGTCCGCTGGCCCGGCGCGAAGCACCTCAAATAA
- the nikB gene encoding nickel ABC transporter permease — translation MLQFLIRRSATVLLVLFGVSVITFGLMFVTPGDPAETIMRQQMGGRAPSEEAIDQFREEHGLDKPIPVQYVDWAADVVQGDFRQSYFQETKVSKMILNRVVPTTELALAAIAIAVAIAIPAGIISAIHQGQPPDYLSQFGALLGISMPNFWLGYLLIIVFSVQLDIFPIAGVGGLDHLVLPAITLGTGMAAIITRLVRSSMLEVLDEGYIQTAHSKGLKEKIVVYKHALRNALIPVVTIIGLQFGYVLNGAVVVEIVFQRPGLGNLLIQSIFSRDYPVVQGLVLVIGAIFVLTNFAVDIAYRLIDPRISFQGGDQ, via the coding sequence ATGTTACAGTTCCTCATCCGTCGCTCTGCAACCGTGTTACTGGTCCTGTTCGGCGTCTCAGTCATCACGTTCGGTCTGATGTTCGTGACGCCGGGTGACCCCGCGGAGACGATCATGCGCCAACAGATGGGCGGTCGTGCACCCTCAGAGGAGGCCATCGACCAGTTCCGAGAAGAGCACGGCCTCGACAAACCGATCCCGGTGCAGTACGTCGACTGGGCGGCGGACGTCGTCCAGGGCGATTTCAGACAGTCGTACTTCCAGGAGACGAAGGTGAGTAAGATGATACTCAACAGGGTGGTGCCGACGACGGAACTCGCGCTCGCCGCGATAGCCATCGCGGTGGCAATCGCCATCCCTGCTGGCATCATCAGTGCCATCCACCAGGGGCAGCCACCCGACTACCTCAGTCAGTTCGGTGCGTTGCTCGGCATCTCGATGCCGAATTTTTGGCTCGGTTACCTACTCATCATCGTGTTCTCCGTTCAACTCGACATATTCCCCATCGCCGGTGTCGGCGGACTGGACCATCTCGTACTCCCCGCGATTACGCTGGGGACGGGAATGGCGGCCATCATCACGCGGCTCGTCCGCTCGTCGATGCTAGAGGTGCTCGACGAGGGGTACATCCAGACGGCCCACTCGAAGGGGCTGAAGGAGAAGATTGTCGTCTACAAGCACGCGCTGCGCAACGCGCTCATCCCGGTGGTCACCATCATCGGGTTGCAGTTCGGGTACGTGCTTAACGGCGCCGTCGTGGTCGAGATCGTCTTCCAGCGCCCTGGCCTCGGGAATCTGCTCATCCAGTCCATATTCAGCCGTGATTACCCCGTCGTGCAGGGCCTGGTGCTGGTCATCGGCGCCATCTTCGTGTTGACGAACTTCGCGGTCGACATCGCGTACAGGCTCATCGACCCACGGATCTCCTTCCAGGGTGGTGACCAATGA